Below is a genomic region from Pseudovibrio brasiliensis.
ACGGAAACATACTAGCGAGTATGTTGTCAACTGCACGCGGCGAGGAGCGCGCTTGACCATTGGTTTAAGGTTGCATCCCCCTAAATAATGGGTACCGGTTTTCGGTTGAGGATGCGCTACAATTTGGTCACAGGAGGTGCGGTGGCAGCTCGAAGAACACTATGGGAGGTAGGGTGTCTTCATGGGATATCTTGAGGAACTGTTTGGTGTTGCTGGCAAAACGGCGCTGGTGACAGGCGGTGGCACAGGCATTGGCCGCATGGTTGCAACAGCACTGGCAGAAGGCGGAGCACGCGTCTTCATCTGCTCTCGCAAGCTCGATGTGGTTGAGACAACTGCGGAAGAAATTAACGCCAATCTGAAAGCCAACAATCCGGAAGCTGCCGGATCTGTTGAGGCGTTTCAGGGGGATGTGGGCTCTGAGGAAGGTGTGCTTGCACTGGCTGAGGCGGTGCGTGAGCGGAGTCCGAAGCTGGACATTCTGGTCAACAACGCTGGTATCACCTGGGGCGAGCCACTGGGCTCTTTCCCTTACTTTGCGTGGAAACGGGTGATGGATGTGAACGTGGCAGGTTTGTTCCACCTGACCCAGACCCTGCTGCCAGAACTGAAAGCCAGCGGGCGCCCGGAAGATCCGGCTCGTGTGATCAATCTTGGCTCCGTAATGGGTTCCACCCCAATTGGGGACGGCGCATACTCATATTCCGCGTCCAAAGCCGCAGTGCACCAGCTGACCCGTATTCTTGCTAAAGAGCTGGCGCATGAACACATCACGTTCAACGGCTTCGCACCGGGGCCGTTCCAATCCAATATGACAGCGTTTGCGACAGATACAGATGAAAAAGCGGCCCGTGTCGGCAAAGGCGTGCCTCTTGGGCGGATCGGCCACCCGGACGATATTGCAGGTGCAACGCTGTTCCTGTGTGGCAAGGGCGGATCTTACGTCACGGGTGAGGTGATCCCACTGGATGGAGGCATTCATATTGCCACTGGCACAAACCTGTTTGGATAGGGAGAAGCCTCGTGGAATTGACAGTAGAAGAACTAGAGGCCCGGGTCGGCCAGCAGATTGGCTTGTCTGACTGGGTGGAAGTGGATCAGGAGATGATCTCCACCTTTGGCAAACTGACGTTTGATGAGCAGTTCATTCATATGGATCCCGAGCGTGCAACTGCGGAAACGCCTTTTGGAGGCACCATCGCTCATGGGTTCCTTACGCTTTCACTTGCCAGCAAGTTCGCTATCGAGTCCCTGCCGGATGTGAAAGGGCGGACCATGGGCATCAACTATGGTTTCAATAAAATCCGCTTTTTGCATCCCGTCGCCACTGGTAAACGCATTCGGGGACGTTTCACTCTGGATGGTCTGACCCGCAAGGGAGATGGGCAGATCCTCCAGGAGTTTGGTCTTTCAATTGAGATTGAGGGTGTCGAAAGCCCTGCGTTGGTCGCACAATGGCTGACAATGACGTTTTTTGAGGAGGTAGCTGCATGACGCAGGAGACGATGAATTTTGCCGGTCAGGTAGCGATTATCACAGGTGCAGGCGGTGGGCTTGGCCGTTTGTACGCGTTGGAGCTTGCTGCGCGCGGTGCTGCCGTGGTGGTGAATGATCTCGGCGGCTCGGTTGACGGCTCCGGCTCTTCCGCTACAGCAGCGGAAACGGTTGTTGAGGAGATCAAGGCAGCGGGTGGCAGAGCAATTGCGAATGCTGCGGATGTAACTGATGAAGCTGCAGTCAATACGATGGTTGCGGAGGCGGTCGAAGCCTTTGGGCGCGTTGATATTCTCATCAATAACGCTGGTATTCTGCGCGATAAGTCCTTTGCCAAGATGGAAATGGTCAACTGGAACAAGGTGGTAGATGTGCACCTCAATGGTGCGGCGCTCTGCACAAAGGCTGTGTGGAACGTGATGAAAGAGCAAGGCTATGGCCGTATCATCATGACCACCTCTCCATCTGGCATCTATGGCAACTTCGGTCAGGCAAACTACGGCGCGGCAAAAGCAGGCCTGTGGGGCATGATGAACACGCTCGGCCTTGAAGGCGCAAAGAGCAACATTCACGTCAACTGCATTGCGCCTTCTGCGGGCACGCGTATGACTGAAACCATCATGGACGCTGGCACGCTGAAGATGCTGGCGCCAGAAAACATCACACCTGCTGTTGTGTTCCTGTGCTCTCAGGCTGCGCCAACCCGCAAAGTGCTTGTGGCCGCTGCTGGCACCTATACGCTGGCAGAAATGGTTGAAACGCAAGGCATTCATCTGGCGGAGGGGGATCGAACTCCAGAGGCAATCGCTGCCAACTGGGGCCGGATTGCTGACCGCACGGATGCGGAGCCGGTGAACAGCGCCATGGAGGGCGTTGCCAAGCTGGTGAAAGCAATGGCCAACGCCTGATCATAAAGGCCGATTAGGGGTCTGACTGTTCACGGGACGGAGGAACTGTCAGGCTGATGGATGTTTCATGGAGGAGGGGAGCCTATGACGAACGCCTTGCATACATTGGGAAAACCAGCGCTTCAGGCTTACCTACAGCAACACATACCGGAGTTTGGTGAGCTTCTGGAAATTGAGAAGTTTCCGGGCGGACAATCCAACCCGACCTACAAACTGGTAACTTCCGACAAGACATACGTCATGCGCGCCAAGCCTCCGGGAAACCTGCTGAAGTCCGCACATATGGTGGATCGTGAGTATCAGGTGATGGCCGCGCTGGCAGACAGTGATGTGCCGGTGCCCAGGGTCTATCATCTGTCGGAGGACGATTCTCCAATCGGTACCATGTTCTTTGTCATGGAGTACGTTGAGGGGCGTATCTTCTGGGATCCGGCATTGCCGGAGTGTTCAAACGAAGAGCGTATGGCGATCTTTGCGGAGATGAACCGTGTGCTTGCAGCGTTGCATGATGTTTCTCCCAATGCTGTTAGCTTGATGGATTACGGCAAGCCGGGCAACTACTTTGCGCGACAAACAGGACGTTGGATCAAGCAGTACAAGGCTTCAGAAACCGTCAGCATTCCAGCCATGAACCGCCTGATGGAGTGGCTGGAAGCGAACATGGTGGAAGATGACGGTTCTTCCTCTCTGGTGCACGGTGATTACAGACTCGACAATCTTATCTTCCATCCCACAGAACCACGCATTGTCGCGGTGCTGGATTGGGAGCTCTCCACTCTTGGCCATCCGCTGGCAGACCTTGCCTATCAATGTATGCAGTGGCGTTTGCCGTCCTTCAAAGGCCTGCGTGGATTGGCGGGGCTGGACCGCGTTGCGCTCGGCATTCCGCTTGAAGAGGAGTACGTGCGCCAGTACTGTATGCGCCGTGGGCTCAGCGAGATTGAGAACTGGGAGTTCTATCTGGCGTTCTCAATGTTCCGGTTAGCAGCTATTATTCAAGGGGTTGTAGCACGTGCAGAAGCGGGCAATGCCTCTAATCCTGAAGCTGCCGATATGATGCGCAAAGCCGTCCCTCTCATAGCCATCATGGCCTGCGAGGTGATCGGCGAACTGGTGGAGTAAGCAGGTGATGAAACGATCCGGGCGTTGTATGTGTGGGGCGGTGTCTTACAAAATTGACGGCGACCCGGTGGTCACCGCGCAATGCCACTGCGAAGAGTGTCGCAGAACCAGCGGCACCGGCCATTCAATCGGCGCAATGTTCCGCGTGGATCAGGTGAAAATCTCTGGCGATCTGGGAGAGTATGTCTACACCTCTGCCAACGGTTCGCAGGTCACCAAAGCGTTCTGCCCAAACTGCGGAAGCCCAATCTATGGCTGCAACACCAATGCACCAGATCACATGACATTACCGCTCGGCTCCATGGACAACGCTGAAGATCTGGAAGTGCAAGTCGTCATCTTTAACCGCGACAAACAGCACTGGGACACTCTGCCAGAAACCACCGCGATCTTTGAGACCCAACCGGACTGGAAGCCTGAAAAGGTGTGAGGCCGTCTGGCAAAACAACAATGCCCGCCTAATTCGGGTTAGGCGGGCATGTTACGCAGAGCTCAATTGAGGTGCTTACTTCTCAAAGTAGAGCTGCTGCGGGTATGCGAGGCCAACGCCGCGTAACGCGTCGTCATGGACAAACCCCGCAGGGAAGTTCTTCAGATTGTTTTTGCGCACGTAGATTGCAGGTGTTTCGCCCACCAGTCCAATGTGCCAAACGTTCTTGGTGTGAACGTCAACCATCTGTTTTGCATAGGCATTTGCTTCTTCCAGACTGGTTGCTGTCTGTGCTGAATCCCAAGCTGCCCAAACATCGCGGATTGCGTGATCCTTCGGTGGCTCTTCACCAGATTTTCCGTTGGAGTACCACCAGTTGAAGTAGTTCTGCGCAAAGCCGCCGCGGCCTAGGAAACGAACCGGATCAGCGGTAATCACGGAAGAGCGGTCGAACGTGTCGAGGATCATGTCGAAATCTGCGGTTTCAACATGCTGCTGGAACAAAGTACGGTCGATAATGCGGACCAGCACTTCGATGCCCATGTCCTGCCAGTAAGTTCGCACCACTTCCAGAAGCTCACCCTGAATATCCCAGCGTGTTTCCAACACGAAGCTGAGGCGGCGGCCATCCGGCATCAGACGGAAACCATCGGAATCACGTTCTGTCAGGCCGATCTCGTCCAGCAGAGCAGCCGCCCGCTCCGGATCATACTCTGTCCACCGACTTTCAGCGGATTCATCATAGAACGGAGAACCTGAGATCGGGGAGGCCTGACGGGCTTCACCAAGACCTGAGAACGCCAGTTCGTTGATGGTTTCGCGATCTACAGAAACGTTAAGCGCTTCGCGGAAGCGAATGTCTTCAAACAAGGCCTGTTTGGTTGCATCTGCCGAACTCAGGTTCGGCATAATGCTCCAGGTGAGAGCCTTGGTCCATTTTTCAATGGTATAGTCGCCCTTGGCTTCATTCTCCTTGAGGAGCGTGAAGTCGGCTACGTTGATGTGGCGGTTCTGCAGGTCGATTTCGCCCTGAATGGCCATGAAGTTGATGGCTTCCGGGTCCTGGAACAGGCGATGCTCAATCTGGTCGATGTAAGGAAGCTGATTTCCTTCTGCATCCACGCCGTAGTAGTAAGGGTTACGTTCCATCACCACGGTGTCAGAAGGCGGCGGTGTTTTCACGCGCCATGCAGTCAGGACCGGCATATCCGGATTGAACCACCATGCTTGGATCTGCCCCTTGGAATCCCAGAGGTCGGTCCACTTCTTGGCGCCATACTTGGCAATGGCCGCGTCCAGTTTGGCTGGATCAGCGTAGGTTGGGTGGTAGTCCTTGAGGTAGTGGAATGGCTCAATGAAGCCTGGGCGATCAAGGCCCGGACGGCCCGTGCTTTCCTTGGCCAGCACGGTCAGGAACAGCGGGTAAGGCTTTTCAAAGGAGACGGTGAAGGTGTAATCGTCGGCGAAAGACAGCTTCATTGGCACACCGTTGGAGGTGTAAAGCGCCTTGATGGATGGCATCAGGTCTTCGTTGAGGAACACGTCCTCATACCAGAAGCGCACATCACGAGTGGTGACAGGCGCGCCGTCGGACCAGCGCAGGCCTTTGCGAATTTTGAAGGTGAACTCGCGGGCATCTTCACTCACGGAGTATTCGCCGATCCAGCCCGGAACCAGGGACAGGTTCTTCTCACCGTCCATGTAGGTTTCTACCACCCGCTCTTCCATGAGCTTAGTTGGTCCCCAGCGATCGCTCGGGCCTTTGAAGGCGCGCTTCAGGACACCACCATAGGTGCCGATGCTGTCGTAGACCGGGATGACGCGTGGATTTTTCGGCAGGCGCTCTTC
It encodes:
- a CDS encoding SDR family oxidoreductase, yielding MGYLEELFGVAGKTALVTGGGTGIGRMVATALAEGGARVFICSRKLDVVETTAEEINANLKANNPEAAGSVEAFQGDVGSEEGVLALAEAVRERSPKLDILVNNAGITWGEPLGSFPYFAWKRVMDVNVAGLFHLTQTLLPELKASGRPEDPARVINLGSVMGSTPIGDGAYSYSASKAAVHQLTRILAKELAHEHITFNGFAPGPFQSNMTAFATDTDEKAARVGKGVPLGRIGHPDDIAGATLFLCGKGGSYVTGEVIPLDGGIHIATGTNLFG
- a CDS encoding MaoC family dehydratase, translating into MELTVEELEARVGQQIGLSDWVEVDQEMISTFGKLTFDEQFIHMDPERATAETPFGGTIAHGFLTLSLASKFAIESLPDVKGRTMGINYGFNKIRFLHPVATGKRIRGRFTLDGLTRKGDGQILQEFGLSIEIEGVESPALVAQWLTMTFFEEVAA
- a CDS encoding SDR family NAD(P)-dependent oxidoreductase yields the protein MTQETMNFAGQVAIITGAGGGLGRLYALELAARGAAVVVNDLGGSVDGSGSSATAAETVVEEIKAAGGRAIANAADVTDEAAVNTMVAEAVEAFGRVDILINNAGILRDKSFAKMEMVNWNKVVDVHLNGAALCTKAVWNVMKEQGYGRIIMTTSPSGIYGNFGQANYGAAKAGLWGMMNTLGLEGAKSNIHVNCIAPSAGTRMTETIMDAGTLKMLAPENITPAVVFLCSQAAPTRKVLVAAAGTYTLAEMVETQGIHLAEGDRTPEAIAANWGRIADRTDAEPVNSAMEGVAKLVKAMANA
- a CDS encoding phosphotransferase, producing the protein MTNALHTLGKPALQAYLQQHIPEFGELLEIEKFPGGQSNPTYKLVTSDKTYVMRAKPPGNLLKSAHMVDREYQVMAALADSDVPVPRVYHLSEDDSPIGTMFFVMEYVEGRIFWDPALPECSNEERMAIFAEMNRVLAALHDVSPNAVSLMDYGKPGNYFARQTGRWIKQYKASETVSIPAMNRLMEWLEANMVEDDGSSSLVHGDYRLDNLIFHPTEPRIVAVLDWELSTLGHPLADLAYQCMQWRLPSFKGLRGLAGLDRVALGIPLEEEYVRQYCMRRGLSEIENWEFYLAFSMFRLAAIIQGVVARAEAGNASNPEAADMMRKAVPLIAIMACEVIGELVE
- a CDS encoding GFA family protein; amino-acid sequence: MKRSGRCMCGAVSYKIDGDPVVTAQCHCEECRRTSGTGHSIGAMFRVDQVKISGDLGEYVYTSANGSQVTKAFCPNCGSPIYGCNTNAPDHMTLPLGSMDNAEDLEVQVVIFNRDKQHWDTLPETTAIFETQPDWKPEKV
- a CDS encoding ABC transporter substrate-binding protein; the protein is MKSVTLTSIAALTLPFLAANGWAYNEAPMLKQLVEAGQLPPVEERLPKNPRVIPVYDSIGTYGGVLKRAFKGPSDRWGPTKLMEERVVETYMDGEKNLSLVPGWIGEYSVSEDAREFTFKIRKGLRWSDGAPVTTRDVRFWYEDVFLNEDLMPSIKALYTSNGVPMKLSFADDYTFTVSFEKPYPLFLTVLAKESTGRPGLDRPGFIEPFHYLKDYHPTYADPAKLDAAIAKYGAKKWTDLWDSKGQIQAWWFNPDMPVLTAWRVKTPPPSDTVVMERNPYYYGVDAEGNQLPYIDQIEHRLFQDPEAINFMAIQGEIDLQNRHINVADFTLLKENEAKGDYTIEKWTKALTWSIMPNLSSADATKQALFEDIRFREALNVSVDRETINELAFSGLGEARQASPISGSPFYDESAESRWTEYDPERAAALLDEIGLTERDSDGFRLMPDGRRLSFVLETRWDIQGELLEVVRTYWQDMGIEVLVRIIDRTLFQQHVETADFDMILDTFDRSSVITADPVRFLGRGGFAQNYFNWWYSNGKSGEEPPKDHAIRDVWAAWDSAQTATSLEEANAYAKQMVDVHTKNVWHIGLVGETPAIYVRKNNLKNFPAGFVHDDALRGVGLAYPQQLYFEK